A stretch of the Aegilops tauschii subsp. strangulata cultivar AL8/78 chromosome 4, Aet v6.0, whole genome shotgun sequence genome encodes the following:
- the LOC109785075 gene encoding translationally-controlled tumor protein homolog, giving the protein MLVYQDKLSGDELLSDSFPYRELENGVLWEVDGHWVVQGAVDVDIGANPSAEGGGDDEGVDDQAVKVVDIVDTFRLQEQPAFDKKQFISHMKRYIKNLSAKLEGDDLDVFKKNVESATKYLLSKLKDLQFFVGESMHDDGGVVFAYYKEGAADPTFLYFAHGLKEVKC; this is encoded by the exons ATGCTCGTGTACCAGGACAAGCTTTCCG GCGACGAGCTTCTGTCGGATTCGTTCCCGTACAGGGAGCTGGAGAACGGCGTGCTCTGGGAAGTCGACGGCCAT TGGGTCGTTCAAGGAGCAGTTGATGTGGACATTGGAGCCAATCCCTCTGCTGAGGGTGGTGGTGATGATGAGGGTGTCGATGACCAGGCCGTGAAGGTGGTTGACATTGTTGACACCTTCCGTCTTCAG GAGCAACCTGCTTTTGACAAGAAGCAGTTTATCTCTCACATGAAGCGCTACATCAAGAACCTCTCTGCCAAGCTTGAAGGGGATGACCTAGATGTTTTCAAGAAGAATGTTGAGTCTGCCACAAAGTATCTTCTTAGCAAGCTCAAGGACCTTCAGTT CTTTGTTGGCGAGAGCATGCATGATGATGGCGGCGTGGTGTTCGCCTACTACAAGGAGGGAGCTGCTGATCCAACTTTCCTGTACTTTGCACATGGGCTGAAAGAGGTCAAGTGCTAA
- the LOC109785076 gene encoding 17.5 kDa class II heat shock protein-like — protein MAGMVFGLENPMMTALQHLLDIPDGEAGGAGAAGGEKQGPTRAYVRDARAMAATPADVKELPGAYAFVVDMPGLGSGDIKVQVEDERVLVISGERRREEKEDAKYLRMERRMGKLMRKFVLPENADMEKISAVCRDGVLTVTVEKLPPPEPKKPKTIQVQVA, from the coding sequence ATGGCGGGCATGGTGTTTGGCTTGGAGAACCCGATGATGACCGCCCTGCAGCACCTGCTGGACATCCCGGACGGGGAGGCTGGTGGAGCCGGTGCCGCCGGCGGCGAGAAGCAGGGCCCGACGCGCGCCTACGTCCGCGACGCGCGCGCCATGGCGGCCACCCCGGCCGACGTGAAGGAGCTGCCGGGCGCGTACGCGTTCGTGGTGGACATGCCGGGGCTCGGGTCCGGCGACATCAAGGTGCAGGTGGAGGACGAGAGGGTGCTGGTGATcagcggcgagcggcggagggAGGAGAAGGAGGACGCCAAGTACCTGCGGATGGAGCGCCGCATGGGCAAGCTGATGCGCAAGTTCGTGCTGCCAGAGAACGCCGACATGGAGAAGATCTCCGCCGTGTGCCGCGACGGCGTGCTCACCGTCACCGTCGAGAAGCTGCCGCCGCCCGAGCCCAAGAAGCCCAAGACCATCCAGGTCCAGGTCGCCTGA
- the LOC109785074 gene encoding 17.5 kDa class II heat shock protein, translating to MEGRMFGLETPLMTALQHLLDVPDSESGGAGNAGGERQGPTRAYVRDARAMAATPADVKELPGAYAFVVDMPGLGSGDIKVQVEDERVLVISGERRREEKEDARYLRMERRMGKLMRKFVLPENADMEKISAVCRDGVLTVTVEKLPPPEPKKPKTIQVQVA from the coding sequence ATGGAGGGCAGGATGTTCGGGCTGGAGACCCCGCTGATGACGGCGCTGCAGCACCTGCTGGACGTCCCGGACAGCGAGTCCGGCGGAGCCGGCAACGCCGGCGGCGAGAGGCAGGGCCCGACGCGTGCCTACGTCCGGGACGCGCGTGCCATGGCTGCCACCCCGGCCGACGTGAAGGAGCTGCCGGGCGCGTACGCGTTCGTGGTGGACATGCCGGGTCTGGGGTCCGGCGACATCAAGGTGCAGGTGGAGGACGAGCGGGTGCTGGTGATCAGCGGCGAGCGGCGCAGGGAGGAGAAGGAGGACGCCAGGTACCTGCGGATGGAGCGCCGCATGGGCAAGCTGATGCGCAAGTTCGTGCTGCCAGAGAACGCCGACATGGAGAAGATCTCCGCCGTTTGCCGCGACGGCGTGCTCACCGTCACCGTCGAGAAGCTGCCGCCGCCCGAGCCCAAGAAGCCCAAGACCATCCAGGTCCAGGTCGCCTGA